From Brienomyrus brachyistius isolate T26 unplaced genomic scaffold, BBRACH_0.4 scaffold42, whole genome shotgun sequence, one genomic window encodes:
- the LOC125722781 gene encoding uncharacterized protein LOC125722781 isoform X1: protein MARIRRMEKAVCWSDDRYWATWDKWGEVIDWGDEKELCSPAESPSDQADSSTESHSRRRIAKAVSWTDDAYWAAWDKWEEIICWGDEEECSQVTPPTSQLGRDKGIDVHGLEAFVINNRTISIKPVDNHQDSLKIGAVLVDLCQFDLEYLDQSKFNFEIVQVQIGEVEVEETREKSFEKAFELEIVDVAVEVVNSEFQLNAINLDIVETKVDKLLLEELIVGDLEAGNVKVSVSNGNVVKVPLRYPSPQRNRRTRQP from the exons atggcaag aatcagacgaatggagaaagctgtttgctggagcgacgacagatactgggcaacttgggacaagtggggagaggtgattgactggggagatgagaaagagctgtgctccccagcagaatcaccttctgaccaggctgacagttccactgagtcacattcccgaaggcgaattgccaaggcagttagctggacggatgatgcttattgggcagcctgggacaagtgggaagagatcatctgctggggtgatgaagaggagtgctcccaagtaactccacccactagccagcttgggagggataaggggatagatgtacatgggttggaggcttttgtgataaataacaggacaatctccataaagcctgtagacaaccatcaagacagtctgaagataggagctgtgctggtagacctctgccagtttgatctcgaatatttagatcaaagtaaatttaatttcgaaattgtacaagtacaaattggagaagttgaagtggaggagactagagaaaagtcttttgaaaaagcatttgaactggaaattgtggatgtggcagtagaagttgtaaacagtgaattccagctgaatgctataaatttggatattgttgaaactaaggtggacaaattattattggaagaactgatcgttggcgatttagaagcaggcaatgtgaaggtgtcagtatcaaatggcaatgtggtgaaggtacccttaaggtacccttcaccacagaggaacagaaggaccaggcaaccttag
- the LOC125722781 gene encoding uncharacterized protein LOC125722781 isoform X2, with protein sequence MARIRRMEKAVCWSDDRYWATWDKWGEVIDWGDEKELCSPAESPSDQADSSTESHSRRRIAKAVSWTDDAYWAAWDKWEEIICWGDEEECSQVTPPTSQLGRDKGIDVHGLEAFVINNRTISIKPVDNHQDSLKIGAVLVDLCQFDLEYLDQSKFNFEIVQVQIGEVEVEETREKSFEKAFELEIVDVAVEVVNSEFQLNAINLDIVETKVDKLLLEELIVGDLEAGNVKVSVSNGNVVKVPLRYPSPQRNRRTRQP encoded by the coding sequence aatcagacgaatggagaaagctgtttgctggagcgacgacagatactgggcaacttgggacaagtggggagaggtgattgactggggagatgagaaagagctgtgctccccagcagaatcaccttctgaccaggctgacagttccactgagtcacattcccgaaggcgaattgccaaggcagttagctggacggatgatgcttattgggcagcctgggacaagtgggaagagatcatctgctggggtgatgaagaggagtgctcccaagtaactccacccactagccagcttgggagggataaggggatagatgtacatgggttggaggcttttgtgataaataacaggacaatctccataaagcctgtagacaaccatcaagacagtctgaagataggagctgtgctggtagacctctgccagtttgatctcgaatatttagatcaaagtaaatttaatttcgaaattgtacaagtacaaattggagaagttgaagtggaggagactagagaaaagtcttttgaaaaagcatttgaactggaaattgtggatgtggcagtagaagttgtaaacagtgaattccagctgaatgctataaatttggatattgttgaaactaaggtggacaaattattattggaagaactgatcgttggcgatttagaagcaggcaatgtgaaggtgtcagtatcaaatggcaatgtggtgaaggtacccttaaggtacccttcaccacagaggaacagaaggaccaggcaaccttag